In Cellulomonas sp. JZ18, the DNA window CGCGAGCACGCAGCACGAGCCGGCCCGCGAGGTCGAGCTCGTGCGCCTGCTGCAGCGGCAGCGGGCGCGCGCGATCGTCGTCGCCGGCGGCCGGCACGACGACGACGCCGAGAACGCCGCGATGCGCGACGCCCTCGCCGACTTCCGTGCCGCCGGCGGCGCGGTCGCGCTGGTGGGGCAGCCGGTGCTCGGCGTGGACACGGTCGCGGTCGACAACGCGGCCGGGGCCGACGCGCTCGCGCGGGCCCTGCACGCGCGCGGCTACCGCCGGCCGGGCGTGCTGGGCGGGCCGCAGGACCACCTGACGGCGCGTGAGCGGCGCGACGCCTTCGCGGCGGCGTTCGCCGAGCTCGGCGCGCCCGTCGAGCCCGCGCACGTCGTCCCCGGGGACTTCACGCACGAGGGCGGCGAGGCCGCGATGCGGGAGCTGCTGCAGGTGGGCCCGGACGTCGACGTGGTGTTCGCCGTGAACGACGTCATGGCGCTCGGCGCGCTCGCCGCCGCGCGCGAGCTGGGCGTCCGCGTGCCCGAGGACGTCGCCCTCGCGGGCTTCGACGACATCATCACGCTGCGCGACGTCGTGCCGCCGCTGACGACGGTCCGGGTGCCGCTGGTCGACGTCGGCGTCCTCGCCACCGAGCTCGCCCTCGAGGAGCACGCGGGCGCACCGCGCGTGCGCGCCGTGCCCACCGAGGTCGTCCTGCGCGCGTCCACCCCCGACCGCACCGCCTGACCCCTGCGGCGGGAGGGCCCGGCTCGGGGCCCGGCGTGCAGCCCCGTGCACCCGGCCACCGCGTTCCCCTCCCGGCGGTCCCGTGCGCGGCCCCCGGCGTGTCGCCGGCCGGGAGGACATGTCCCCGACGGTGTGCGCACACGGTGCGTACGGCGCAGGAGGACATCTCCCTCCCCACGGGCGGCACGTCGTCCGGCGCCCCGGTCGTGCGGCGGGGGCGTTCCCGTGCACGCAGGGGAGGGGCAGGATGCGGGCATGGGGTCGGTCCGCGTGCGTCGCCGGGGCGCGCGCGGCCGCGGTCTGCGCGTCGTCGTCGTCACCGTCCTCGTCGCGACCGTCGCGGCGTGCTCGCCGGGCCGCTCCGCGCCCCCGCCGTCGTCGGAACCGTCGTCCCAGCCGTCGTCGGAGCCGTCGTCCGGGCGCTCCCCGCGTCCCCTGCCCGCCGGGGTCGCCGACGCGCTCACCGTCGAGGTGGCGCAGGCCCGCGCCGACCGGGTCGCGCGCGTCGTCGAGCTGCGGGTGCGCAACGCCGGCGCGGGTGACGTCCTCGTGCAGGAGGCCCGGCTCACGACGGCCACGACGTCGGCGCCGGCCGTCACCGAGCGGGGACGCGACGTGCGGGCCGGGAGCACCCGCGCGCTGCGCGCGACGCTGGCGGACCCGGTCTGCCCGGCCGGCGGCGTCACGACGGGCGTCGACCCGGCGCCGGTCGTCGAGCTCGACGTCGTCGACACCACCGGCCGCGCGGGCACCGTGCGGGTCCTGCCGACCGACGAGGGTGACGACCTGCGCCGGGTGCACGGCGAGGACTGCGCCGCCGTCGCGGTCGCCGCGGGCCTCACCCTCGCCCTCGACGCGACGCTCACGACGCGCGACGGGCCCACCGGCCCGGTGGCCGACGTCGTGCTGCGCGTGCGCCCCGTGCCCGGCGGTCCGCACGTGCGGCTCGTCGGCGTGGGCGCCACCACGCTGCTGCGCCCGGCCGGCGGCTACGGCCGGTGGGTCGTCGACGTCGACTCCGCCGCCCCGCCGCCGGACGGCCGGGTCGTGCTGCCGGTGGCGCCGGCACGCTGCGACCTGCACGCGATCGCGGAGGACAAGCGCGGCACGGTGCTCGGCGTGCACGCCGTCGTGGACGGCGTGGAGCTCCCGCCGGTGTCCGTGCCCGCCCCGCCGGCGCTGCGGGGTGCGCTGTACGACTTCGTGCTGGCGGCCTGCGGCGGCGCGGACGACGCCCGGCCCTGAGCCCGCCAGCGCCTCAGCGCAGGGCGGTCTGCTCGCGGGTGGACCTGCCCGCGATCAGGTCCTCGACGGCGAGCAGGTGCGTCGCCATCCGCAGCCGTGCGCGGTCGGGGTCGCGGTCGACGACCGCGGCGAGGATCGCCTCGTGCTCCGCGGTGACGCGGTCGCCCGCGACGTCGTGCAGCTCCTCCCAGGCGCGGCGGCGCGCGTGGGTGCCCGCGAGGCCGTCCACGAGCGCGGCCAGCACCGAGTTCCCGGACGCGTCGGCGACGGCGCGGTGGAACGCGAGGTCGGCGGCGACGAGGACCTCGGGGTCCGGTGCGGCCTGGACGAGCGCGCGGTTCGTCTCGTCGAGCGCGGCGCGGGCCCGCGCGATCTGCGGGTCCGTGCGGCGCAGGGCCGCGAGCCCCGCGGCCTCGGTCTCGAGCATCCGCCGCACCGCGTGCAGCTGCACGCGGTCGCCCGGCACGTCCGCGACGAACGCGAGCGGCGTGAGCAGGGTCGCCGGGTTGAGGTCCGTGACGTAGGTGCCGTCACCGTGGCGCGCCTCGAGGATGCCGAGGACGACGAGCGCGCGGACGCCCTCACGCAGCGAGCCGCGGGAGACGCCGAGCTCGGCGGCGAGCTCCTTCTCCGCGGGCAGCCGGTCGCCCGGGCGCAGCCCGCCGTCGAGGATCAGCCGCTGGATGTCCTCGACGACGCCCTGGGTGCGTGACACGTGCCCGTCCTCGTCCGGTCCGCCATGGCGCGCCGACCTGGACGGTCGACCCGATCGATGCTAGCCCTCGGCGACGAGCGGCGGGATGCCGTACACCTCGACGGCCGTGCGCCCGAGCACGTGCGCCCGCCCGACCTCGTCCAGGTCCGCGAGGGTCGCGCCCACCGCGGCCCAGGCCGCGTGCCAGGACGGGTGGCCCTGCAGCGCGCTCGGCCAGTCGCTGCCCGCCATGAGGCGGTCGGGGCCGAACGCCGCGAGCGCGTGCTCCACGGCCGGCCGCACGTCGTCGGCGCTCCAGCCCGGTCCGGCGGCCCGTCCGAGCCCCGCGAGCTTGGCGACGACGTTGGGGACCTGCGCGACCTCGTCGAGCGCGGTCGTCCACCGGGTCCACGTCGTCGTGTCCCGGGCCCGCAGCGCCGCGAGCGGGGGACCGCCGAGGTGGTCGACGACCACGGTCAGCTTCGGGTGCCGCTCGGCGACGGTCGCCACGTGGCCCAGCAGCTCGGGCGTCGTCGCCGGCAGGTCGAGCACGAGCCGGCGCTCGGTGAGCAGGTGCAGCCCGTCGTCGACGACGTCCCGCACGAGCCAGCGCGCGTCGGCCTCGCGGTCGACGTGGTGGCTGACCCCCACGACGGGCTCGCCGCGCCAGTGGTCCAGCTGCGTCGCGGCCTCGTCCGGCCGGTCGAGGGGGACCCACGCGACGACGCCGACGACCGCGGGGCAGCTGAGCGCCTGGAACAGCAGGTGCTCGGAGTCGGCCCGGTTGTCCGCGGACTGCACGAGCACCACGCCGTCCACGTGGTGCTCGTGCAGCTCTCCGCCCACGTCGGCGACGCGGTACGCCTGGTGCAGGAGGGAGGGGTCCTGCGCCATCCACGGGTAGTGGACCGTCTCCGGGTCCCACACCTGCAGATGGGCGTCCACGACGTCGTAGGGCATGGTTCGACCGTATCGGTGGTCAGATGTCTGGAACGTCCCGGGGGCCGGATCCTCATGGAATCCTCATCCGAGCGCGCAGACATCCGATGACTGCCGCTCGGCGGGCACCCGCCGGCGACACGACCGGTCAGCGACCGGTCAGCGCGCCCGGTCGGCGACCGGTCAGCGCCCGACCGCGTACCCCTGCATCCCGCGCGGGTTCGCCGCCGCCTCCAGCAGCCCGTCGGCGCGCACGCCCGCCGCGCTGATGCGGCCCAGCGTCCACGGCCCGGCGTCCTCGACCGCGTGCCCGCGCGCGGCGAGCGCCGCGAGGACCTCGCGCCCCAGCCGGGACTCGGCGGCGAGGCCGCGCGGGGTGTGCGTGCGCGGGTGGAACGAGCCGTGCACGTGCGTCGAGTGCCACGACGCACCGTCGATCGCCGCCTGCAGGTCGGCCCCGCCCACGAGGTGGCGCAGCAGGAACGGCACGGTCCACTGGTCCTGCTGGTCACCGCCCGGCGTGCCGAACGCGAACCCCGCGCCGCCGGCGCCGAGCACCATCGCGGGGCTCAGGGTCGTGCGCGGGCGCGTGCCGGGCACCAGGCTCGACGGCAGCCCGGGCTGGAGCCAGAACATCTGCGCGCGCGTGGGCAGCGCGAAGCCCAGCCCGGGGACGACCGGGCTCGACTGGAGCCAGCCGCCCGACGGCGTCGCGGACACCCGGTTGCCCCACCGGTCGACCACGTCGACGTGGCAGGTGTCGCCGGGGGAGAGGCCGATGGGCGACACCGTCGGCTCCCCGAGGCCACTGCCCGGCGCGCCGCCCGTGCTCCCCGTCGTGCCGCTCTCCGCCTCGGCGCGCGCCTCGACCAGGGCGCGCGGCAGCACCGGCTCGCGCCCGTCCGGGCTGCCGGGCCGGTAGCCGCCGTCGGCCTCGGCCCCGACGAGGCGGGCGCGCTCGGCCGCGTACGCGGGGGACAGCAGCGTGTCGAGCGGGACGTCGCCCGAGTCGCCGTACCAGGCGTCCCGGTCGGCGAACGCGAGCTTGGCGGCCTCGGTCACGAGGTGGACGAGCTCCGTGGTCGGCGCGACGGCGACGAGACCCTGCCGCTCGGCCGTGACGACCTCCCGGACCAGGTCCTCGGCGCCGAGCGCGTCGAGCAGGCGCAGCTGCTGCAGCAGCACCGGGCCCTGGCCCCAGGCGGCCGTCTTGTGCACCTCGACGCCCGCGAACGGCACCGACACCGTCGGCTCCTCGCTCGCGCGCCACGCCGCCATGTCGTCGCCGCGCAGGAAGCCCGCGTGGGCCGAGCCGGTCGCGTCGACCACGGGCGTGCCCGACACGAACGCGTCGACCGCCTCGGCGACGAAGCCCTCGTAGAACGCCCGGCGGGCGGCCTCGATCTGCGCCTCACGGTCCGGTCCGGCCGCCTGCGCCTCCGCGACGAGCCGCTCGAACGTCGCCGCGAGCGCGGGGTTGGCGAACCGGCTCCCCGCCTCGGGCGCGCGGCCGGCCGTCAGGTACACCTCGGCGCTGGTCGGCCAGTGCTCGGTGAACATGTCCGCGACGGTCGCGACCGTCCGGGCCGCGGCCGGCACCAGCGGGTAGCCGTCGCGCGCGTACCCGATCGCCGGGGCGAGGACCTCGGCGAGCGTCATCGTCCCGTACCGCGCGAGCAGGTCCAGCCACGCGCCGAACGCGCCCGGGACGACCGCCGCCAGGTGGCCCGTGCCCGGGACGACGTCGACGCCCAGCGCCGCGAACGCCAGCGGCGTCGCCGCGGCCGGTGCGGTGCCCTGCCCGCACACGACGAACGTGCGCCCGTCCGCCGCCCGGTGGCCGATGACCGGCACGTCGCCGCCGGGCCCGTTGAGGTGCGGCTCGACGACCGACAGCGTGAAGCCCGCGGCCGCGGCCGCGTCGAACGCGTTGCCGCCCGCCTCGAGCGTGCGCATGCCGACCGCGCTCGCGAGCCAGTGGGTGGAGCCGACCATGCCGAAGGTGCCCGTCAGGACGGGGCGCGTGGTGAACACCGGTCGATCCTGCGCCGCGCGGGCGCCGCGGGCCAAACGGAGGGCGTCAGGGGGCGGGGTCGAGCGGCTTCTCGAGCAGCACGGCGCGGAAGGTGGGGAAGTCGCGGTGCCCGACGGCGGTGAACCCGTAGCCCTCGTAGTAGGCGCGCAGCGCCGGGTTCGTGTCCCGGCAGTCCAGGCGGAACACGGCGACGCCGGCCTCCCGCCCGCGGTCCGCCGCCCAGTCGAGCAGCGCCCGGCCCAGGCCGGAGCCGCGGCGGGAGATGGCGCTCATCAGCCCGTGCACGTACACCGCCGGGGTGTCGTCGTCACCCCAGAACTCCGGGTCCGCCCACAGCAGCCGCAGCGTCCCGACGACCTCGCCCGGCGCGCCGCGCACCACGTGCCACTCGCCGGCGGCCAGCTGAACCTCGACGCGCTCGCGCGGCAGCGAGCCGCGCGGCCACTGCACGACCCCGGCCTCGGCCATCCAGTCCTCGAGCGACGCCCGCAGCGCGAGGATCGCGTCGACGTCGTCCGGGCGCGCCGGTTCCACGAGGACGCCCGCGCCGGTGTGCGCGCTCATTCCCCTCCCGGGAACCCGAGCTGCCGCCACGCCTCGTAGGTGGCGACGGCGGCGGCGTTGGACAGGTTCATCGAGCGGCGGCCGGGCAGCATGGGGATGCGCACGCGGTCGGTGACGCGCGGGTGCGCGACGACCTCGTCCGGCAGGCCCGTGGGCTCCGGGCCGAACAGCAGCACGTCGCCCTCGCGCCAGTCGACGTCGGTGTGCCGGCGCTCGCCGCGCGTGGTGAACGCGAGGACGCGGGCCCGGGGCAGCGCGGTCAGGAGGGCGTCGAGGTGCGGGTGCACCACCACGTGCGCGAGGTCGTGGTAGTCCAGCCCGGCCCGGCGCAGCCGCGCCTCCGACAGGTCGAAGCCGAGCGGCTCGACGAGGTGCAGGGTCGCGCCCGTGCCGGCGCACATGCGGATGGCGTTGCCCGCGTTGCCGGGGATCCGCGGCTCGAACAGGGCGACGTGCAGCACGGGGAGGATCCTCCCACCCCGCCGGTCAGCCGGTGGCGTCGAGCAGGGTCCGGGCGGCCTCGCGCGCGAGCGGCACGGGGTCCGCGGGCTCGCCGCGCAGCAGGCTCGCGAGCACGCCGTTGTAGAGCAGCAGCAGCGCCGACGCGGTGGCACGGGGGTCCGGGTGCCCGGCCTCCCGCGCCAGTGCGACGAGCCGCTCGGTGACGAGGCGGGTGTCCTGCCGGACGAGCTCGAGCACGGCGTCGTCCTCGCCGTCCGCGGGCAGGGGACGCTCCGACGCGGTGGCGAGGAAGCAGCACCACTGCGTCGGCCCGGCGGCGGCCCGGAACGTCTCGACGGCGTCGAAGACCGCGAGGAGCCGGTCCCGGGGCGAGCGGGCGGCGGCGACGGCGGCGTCCCAGTGCACGAGCCAGGAGTCGAGACGGCGGCGCAGGACGTCGCGCAGCAGGGCGTCCTTGGAGCCGGCGTGCTTGTAGAGCGTCACGACGGCCACGCCCGCGGCTGCGGCGACGGCGTCGACGCCGGTCACCGCGATGCCGTCGCGGAAGAAGAGCCGCTCCGCGGCGTCGAGGATCCGCTCTCGGGTGTCGCCGGTGCGCCGCACACCCCTAGCATAACGATCGTTATGGTGAAACGGTCGTTCCACCCCGCCGCCCGGCAGGTCGCCGCTGCGGCGGCGCCCGCACGCACCGGGGTCGCCACCGCGCTCGCGGGCACGCTGCTCGTCGCGACCACCTACGGCATGGCGCGGTTCGCGGTGGGCCTGTCCGCACCGGCGCTCCAGGCGGAGCGGCCCGCTCTCGCGCCCGCGCTCGGCTGGACCGGGACCGTGCAGTTCACCGCCTACGCGGTCGCCGCGCTCGCGGTGGCGCGCGTCGTGGACCGCCGTCCCCGCGCCGGCCTCGTCGTGGCGGGGGCGACCGCCACGCTCGGGTGCCTCGGCGTCGCCCTCGCGACCGACCCGGCGGTGCTCCTGCTCTCCGTGGCGGTCGCCGGCACCGGGGGTGCGCTCGCCTCGCCCGCGCTCGTGCCGGTCGTCGACGCCGCGGTGCCACGGCCCGCGCGCCCGGCGGCGCAGTCGGCCGTCAACGCCGGGACCGCGGTCGGGGTGGTGGGGGCGGGTGCCGTCGTCGCCGCCGTGCCCGCGACCGCGCCCGCGTGGGCGCTGATGGCGGCGCTGTGCGCGGTGACGGCCGGCGCCGCGTGGTGGACCGCCCGGCGCGCGGCGGGACGGCCGCCCGGGGAGGGGACGGACGGCCACGGGCCGTCGCTCGGCGGGGACGACGCACCACGCCCGGCCCCCGGCGCGCCGCTCGTGCGCCCGGCGGCCGCGGCCGTCGTGGTCGGGGCCGGGTCGGCCATGATCTGGTCCTTCGGGCCGCTCGTGCTCGTGGACGCCGGGGCGGTCCCGTCCGCGCGCACCGGGTGGCTCTGGGTCGCGCTCGGCATCGGCGGCGTCCTCGGGGTGCTCACCGGCGCGCTCGTGCGGCACGTCGGGCTGCGGGCCGCCTGGGCCACCTGCTCCGCGGCGCTCGCGCTCGCCACCCTCGGCGTCGCCGGCGCGGCGACGTCCGGCGGCGTCGCCCTCGCGCTCGGCTCCACCGCGCTCTTCGGCGCCGCGTACATGGCGGCGTCGGGCGTCCTCATCCTGTGGGCGCGCGAGGTCTGGCCGGGGCGCGCCGGAGCCGGGACCTCGGTGCTCTTCGTCGCCCTGGCCACGGGGCAGGCGCTCGGGGCGGCGGGGCTGGGCGCCGCCCGCGGGGGCACCGACGCCGTCGTCCTCGCGGGCGCCGCCGCGGCCCTGTGCGCCCTCGGGGCGGGACGGGGCTGGTCGCACGCCGGCCGCGGTGAGGCGGCGGTCGGCCCGGGACGTCAGGAGGCCGGCGGGTACGGGCGCTGCCGGAGCAGCCGCGCGA includes these proteins:
- a CDS encoding MFS transporter: MVKRSFHPAARQVAAAAAPARTGVATALAGTLLVATTYGMARFAVGLSAPALQAERPALAPALGWTGTVQFTAYAVAALAVARVVDRRPRAGLVVAGATATLGCLGVALATDPAVLLLSVAVAGTGGALASPALVPVVDAAVPRPARPAAQSAVNAGTAVGVVGAGAVVAAVPATAPAWALMAALCAVTAGAAWWTARRAAGRPPGEGTDGHGPSLGGDDAPRPAPGAPLVRPAAAAVVVGAGSAMIWSFGPLVLVDAGAVPSARTGWLWVALGIGGVLGVLTGALVRHVGLRAAWATCSAALALATLGVAGAATSGGVALALGSTALFGAAYMAASGVLILWAREVWPGRAGAGTSVLFVALATGQALGAAGLGAARGGTDAVVLAGAAAALCALGAGRGWSHAGRGEAAVGPGRQEAGGYGRCRSSRARCAVFAASVRVVVVTVCGVSSRSW
- a CDS encoding amidohydrolase, which translates into the protein MPYDVVDAHLQVWDPETVHYPWMAQDPSLLHQAYRVADVGGELHEHHVDGVVLVQSADNRADSEHLLFQALSCPAVVGVVAWVPLDRPDEAATQLDHWRGEPVVGVSHHVDREADARWLVRDVVDDGLHLLTERRLVLDLPATTPELLGHVATVAERHPKLTVVVDHLGGPPLAALRARDTTTWTRWTTALDEVAQVPNVVAKLAGLGRAAGPGWSADDVRPAVEHALAAFGPDRLMAGSDWPSALQGHPSWHAAWAAVGATLADLDEVGRAHVLGRTAVEVYGIPPLVAEG
- a CDS encoding GNAT family N-acetyltransferase — its product is MSAHTGAGVLVEPARPDDVDAILALRASLEDWMAEAGVVQWPRGSLPRERVEVQLAAGEWHVVRGAPGEVVGTLRLLWADPEFWGDDDTPAVYVHGLMSAISRRGSGLGRALLDWAADRGREAGVAVFRLDCRDTNPALRAYYEGYGFTAVGHRDFPTFRAVLLEKPLDPAP
- a CDS encoding LacI family DNA-binding transcriptional regulator — translated: MASSVTLSDVAREAGVSLATASRAINGSANRTVRPDLRERVLAAAERLRYTPDANAQAMARGRTTSLGLVVHDIADPYFSSIAAGVTRAADRAALQVTLASTQHEPAREVELVRLLQRQRARAIVVAGGRHDDDAENAAMRDALADFRAAGGAVALVGQPVLGVDTVAVDNAAGADALARALHARGYRRPGVLGGPQDHLTARERRDAFAAAFAELGAPVEPAHVVPGDFTHEGGEAAMRELLQVGPDVDVVFAVNDVMALGALAAARELGVRVPEDVALAGFDDIITLRDVVPPLTTVRVPLVDVGVLATELALEEHAGAPRVRAVPTEVVLRASTPDRTA
- a CDS encoding TetR/AcrR family transcriptional regulator, with the translated sequence MRRTGDTRERILDAAERLFFRDGIAVTGVDAVAAAAGVAVVTLYKHAGSKDALLRDVLRRRLDSWLVHWDAAVAAARSPRDRLLAVFDAVETFRAAAGPTQWCCFLATASERPLPADGEDDAVLELVRQDTRLVTERLVALAREAGHPDPRATASALLLLYNGVLASLLRGEPADPVPLAREAARTLLDATG
- a CDS encoding tRNA (cytidine(34)-2'-O)-methyltransferase, giving the protein MLHVALFEPRIPGNAGNAIRMCAGTGATLHLVEPLGFDLSEARLRRAGLDYHDLAHVVVHPHLDALLTALPRARVLAFTTRGERRHTDVDWREGDVLLFGPEPTGLPDEVVAHPRVTDRVRIPMLPGRRSMNLSNAAAVATYEAWRQLGFPGGE
- a CDS encoding FadR/GntR family transcriptional regulator: MSRTQGVVEDIQRLILDGGLRPGDRLPAEKELAAELGVSRGSLREGVRALVVLGILEARHGDGTYVTDLNPATLLTPLAFVADVPGDRVQLHAVRRMLETEAAGLAALRRTDPQIARARAALDETNRALVQAAPDPEVLVAADLAFHRAVADASGNSVLAALVDGLAGTHARRRAWEELHDVAGDRVTAEHEAILAAVVDRDPDRARLRMATHLLAVEDLIAGRSTREQTALR
- a CDS encoding gamma-glutamyltransferase family protein is translated as MVGSTHWLASAVGMRTLEAGGNAFDAAAAAGFTLSVVEPHLNGPGGDVPVIGHRAADGRTFVVCGQGTAPAAATPLAFAALGVDVVPGTGHLAAVVPGAFGAWLDLLARYGTMTLAEVLAPAIGYARDGYPLVPAAARTVATVADMFTEHWPTSAEVYLTAGRAPEAGSRFANPALAATFERLVAEAQAAGPDREAQIEAARRAFYEGFVAEAVDAFVSGTPVVDATGSAHAGFLRGDDMAAWRASEEPTVSVPFAGVEVHKTAAWGQGPVLLQQLRLLDALGAEDLVREVVTAERQGLVAVAPTTELVHLVTEAAKLAFADRDAWYGDSGDVPLDTLLSPAYAAERARLVGAEADGGYRPGSPDGREPVLPRALVEARAEAESGTTGSTGGAPGSGLGEPTVSPIGLSPGDTCHVDVVDRWGNRVSATPSGGWLQSSPVVPGLGFALPTRAQMFWLQPGLPSSLVPGTRPRTTLSPAMVLGAGGAGFAFGTPGGDQQDQWTVPFLLRHLVGGADLQAAIDGASWHSTHVHGSFHPRTHTPRGLAAESRLGREVLAALAARGHAVEDAGPWTLGRISAAGVRADGLLEAAANPRGMQGYAVGR